The following are encoded together in the Echeneis naucrates chromosome 9, fEcheNa1.1, whole genome shotgun sequence genome:
- the LOC115048341 gene encoding LHFPL tetraspan subfamily member 2a protein-like produces the protein MCHVIVTCRSMLWTLLSIIVAFAELIAFMSPDWLLGFPRTASGGTGVDSGLYRPSLGLYSRCLRVGTRGVGVSCGPYAGTFEEVASGFWKAAMLFLAAGTLVLGCVACISIFSLCFQSILKKSIFNICGLLQAIAGLLLMVGLMLYPAGWGSEKVIAYCGPEASPFRPSQCSLGWAFYTAIGGTLATFLCAVLSAQAEIATSSDKVQEEIEEGKNLICLL, from the exons ATGTGCCATGTCATTGTAACGTGCCGCTCCATGCTCTGGACACTGCTCAGTATTATCGTGGCCTTCGCTGAGCTCATTGCCTTCATGAGCCCTGATTGGTTGCTCGGATTCCCCCGGACAGCCTCCGGTGGGACAGGCGTGGACTCTGGGCTGTACCGTCCGTCTCTTGGCCTCTATAGTCGCTGCCTTCGTGTCGGGACTCGGGGAGTAGGGGTCAGCTGTGGGCCCTACGCTGGGACGTTTGAGGAGGTGGCCAGTGGTTTCTGGAAGGCTGCCATGTTGTTTCTAGCAGCAGGGACATTAGTGCTTGGGTGCGTGGCCTGTATCTCCATCTTCAGCCTGTGTTTCCAGAGCATCCTGAAGAAAAGCATATTCAACATCTGCGGACTGCTCCAGGCTATCGCAG GCCTGCTGCTGATGGTGGGCCTCATGCTGTACCCTGCTGGTTGGGGTTCAGAGAAGGTGATCGCCTACTGCGGACCAGAGGCCTCGCCCTTTAGGCCGTCTCAGTGTTCACTTGGCTGGGCCTTCTACACTGCAATAGGAGGGACGCTGGCCACCTTCCTGTGTGCCGTTCTCTCTGCGCAGGCTGAGATCGCCACCTCCAGTGATAAGGTTCAGGAGGAGATCGAGGAGGGGAAGAATCTGATATGCCTGCTCTGA